In a genomic window of Vicinamibacterales bacterium:
- a CDS encoding PDZ domain-containing protein, with protein sequence MAATLLGSVLAAVRPATQSAPVDAAWQAFWRADSPKSAAAEAEKLVKTGVTFEDAYARLRAGRTYAAAPTGERAMRLTAMGGVAYDNTIDVPAAYDPARKWPLRVQLHGGVDRQNPEEGRRSRRRNPLAGEPQIVIEPFGWGDSAWWHVSQVDNILNLVDKVKRQYNVDESQIYLTGTSDGGTGTYYLAMREPTLWSACLPLIGHIGVLANPTTGAEGELFVSNLVNRPFFVVNGLRDPKYPAARITPYIDTLRAAGVSVVFRAEPTGGHDTSWWSVERDLYERFVRDHPRPAHPPLLSWTTERTDRFNRIQWLVIDELGPRPSDMALVDTNTVAIQQDPEFGLRGDAKKEQGTRIVQVLPDTDAARMGLRPGDKILQMDGRPVVDMAAIIRAFERNTGPRITFVVERDGERLTLDGPFPPTATPGAERRIFPRRRPSGRVDVLRNGNTIEARTRGVARFTLLLSPDVVDFAKPVLVTVNGRPVHDAVLTPSVQTLLTWAAKDNDRTMLYGAALSVAVP encoded by the coding sequence ATGGCCGCGACCCTGCTGGGGTCCGTGCTCGCCGCCGTCCGGCCCGCCACGCAGTCCGCGCCGGTGGACGCCGCATGGCAGGCGTTCTGGCGCGCCGACTCGCCGAAGTCGGCGGCGGCCGAGGCCGAGAAGCTCGTCAAGACCGGCGTGACGTTCGAGGACGCGTACGCCCGCTTGAGGGCTGGACGCACCTACGCCGCGGCGCCCACGGGCGAACGTGCCATGCGTCTCACGGCCATGGGCGGCGTGGCCTACGACAACACGATCGACGTGCCGGCGGCGTACGACCCGGCGCGCAAGTGGCCGTTGCGCGTGCAGCTCCATGGCGGCGTCGACCGGCAGAACCCGGAGGAAGGGCGCCGCAGCCGGCGGCGCAACCCCCTGGCGGGCGAGCCGCAGATCGTCATCGAGCCGTTCGGCTGGGGCGATTCCGCCTGGTGGCACGTCTCGCAGGTGGACAACATCCTGAACCTCGTCGACAAGGTCAAGCGCCAGTACAACGTCGACGAGTCGCAGATCTACCTGACGGGCACCTCCGACGGCGGCACCGGCACCTACTACCTGGCGATGCGCGAGCCGACGCTCTGGTCCGCCTGTCTGCCGCTCATCGGGCACATCGGCGTGCTGGCCAACCCCACGACCGGCGCCGAAGGCGAGCTCTTCGTGTCGAACCTCGTGAACCGCCCGTTCTTCGTCGTGAACGGCCTGCGCGATCCCAAGTATCCGGCCGCCCGGATCACGCCCTACATCGACACGCTCCGGGCGGCGGGCGTGTCCGTGGTGTTCCGGGCGGAACCCACCGGCGGACACGACACGAGCTGGTGGAGCGTGGAGCGCGACCTGTACGAGCGCTTCGTGCGCGACCATCCCCGGCCGGCGCATCCCCCGCTCCTGTCGTGGACCACGGAGCGGACCGATCGCTTCAACCGCATCCAGTGGCTCGTCATCGACGAACTCGGCCCGCGGCCGAGCGACATGGCGCTGGTGGACACGAACACGGTCGCGATCCAGCAGGACCCGGAATTCGGGCTCCGCGGTGACGCCAAGAAGGAGCAGGGCACCCGCATCGTGCAGGTGCTGCCGGACACCGATGCGGCCCGCATGGGCTTGCGGCCGGGTGACAAGATCCTGCAGATGGACGGACGGCCCGTCGTCGACATGGCCGCGATCATCCGCGCGTTCGAACGCAACACGGGCCCGCGGATCACCTTCGTCGTCGAGCGGGACGGCGAGCGGCTGACGCTGGACGGGCCGTTTCCGCCCACGGCGACCCCCGGTGCCGAGCGCCGGATCTTCCCGCGGCGCCGGCCGTCGGGCCGCGTGGACGTGCTGCGCAACGGCAACACCATCGAGGCGCGTACCCGCGGCGTCGCCCGCTTCACCCTGCTCCTGTCCCCCGACGTCGTCGACTTCGCCAAGCCCGTCCTCGTCACCGTGAACGGCCGACCCGTGCACGACGCCGTCCTCACGCCCAGCGTTCAGACGCTGCTCACGTGGGCCGCGAAGGACAACGACCGCACGATGCTCTACGGCGCAGCCCTGTCCGTCGCCGTTCCCTGA
- a CDS encoding c-type cytochrome, translated as MRHRRSLVPLLALVCVAACAAVRLGAQAPQADAAAYAARPVSEATPDDLAVGRRAYMAQCALCHGVDGSGGYGPSLQVAGLSRVADDAGLMRILSVGIPGAMPGYGQANGVKRTWQLAAFVRGLGRGGSDVVTGNATAGRAAYERRGCATCHVVAGQGRDFGPELTAIGARRGPAYLRRALVEPGAEVPEGHVVVTVRTKGGQAVRGIRVSEDVFGLHVRDVQGRLHDFRKADLSALERQAGASLMPALGASVPSGEIDDLVAYLACLRGQR; from the coding sequence ATGAGACACCGCCGGTCCCTGGTCCCACTCCTCGCGCTGGTCTGCGTCGCGGCCTGCGCGGCCGTCCGCCTCGGTGCGCAGGCGCCGCAGGCCGACGCGGCGGCCTACGCGGCGCGGCCCGTCTCGGAGGCCACGCCCGACGACCTCGCGGTCGGCCGGCGCGCCTACATGGCGCAGTGCGCCCTCTGCCACGGCGTGGACGGGAGCGGCGGCTACGGGCCGTCGCTGCAGGTCGCGGGGCTGAGCCGCGTGGCCGACGACGCCGGCCTGATGCGGATTCTCTCGGTGGGCATTCCGGGCGCCATGCCCGGCTACGGCCAGGCCAACGGCGTGAAGCGGACCTGGCAGCTCGCGGCGTTCGTGCGGGGGCTGGGGCGCGGCGGGTCCGACGTCGTGACCGGTAACGCCACGGCCGGCCGGGCGGCGTACGAGCGGCGCGGCTGCGCGACCTGCCACGTCGTCGCGGGGCAGGGGCGCGACTTCGGTCCCGAACTGACCGCCATCGGCGCGCGGCGCGGGCCCGCGTACCTCCGGCGCGCCCTGGTCGAACCCGGCGCCGAGGTGCCCGAGGGGCACGTCGTGGTCACCGTCCGCACGAAAGGCGGACAGGCCGTGCGCGGCATCCGGGTGAGCGAGGACGTGTTCGGGCTGCACGTCCGCGACGTGCAGGGCCGGCTGCACGACTTCCGCAAGGCGGACCTGAGCGCGCTCGAGCGGCAGGCGGGGGCCAGCCTGATGCCGGCGCTGGGCGCCTCGGTGCCGTCCGGCGAGATCGACGACCTGGTGGCCTACCTGGCCTGTCTGCGAGGGCAGCGATGA
- a CDS encoding PQQ-dependent dehydrogenase, methanol/ethanol family, translating into MRRVWTTTLLGVVAAGALAAAQSVPYRRIVDAAAEPGAWLTYNGTYDGQRHSRLAQLTPANVGRLVPAWVYQVRGEGQMETSAVVADGLMYVTEPPTTITALDPKNGRVVWSHVRPMPSDLRLIGFPATNRGVAILDDLVYAGSLDGVLLALDAKTGAVRWEARVGENGAGLSITMAPLAVKDKVIVGVSGGEAGIRGFVDAYDAKTGARAWRTYTVPAAGEPGVETWAGDSWKTGAGATWLTGSFDPALNLLYWGTGNPGPDWNGDVRLGDNLYTSSVLALDADTGALKWHFQYTPHDVHDWDANQIQVLVDLEIGGRQRKALVTANRNAFYYVLDRETGEFLHAAPYAKQTWASGLDAKGRPIALPNTAPSPEGTLVYPSLQGSTNWPSPSYSPETGLFYVPVREMGSYYYKTEVEYERGQPFTGGGERRLADEAWGAVRALDARTGRQVWDFPLPSPSWSGVLSTAGGLVFSGSNEGNVYALDAKTGAPLWQFQTGGGVRSNPTTFLVDGRQHVAVASGRSVFVFALPADGASR; encoded by the coding sequence ATGAGACGGGTGTGGACGACGACGCTCCTGGGAGTGGTGGCCGCCGGCGCGCTGGCCGCGGCGCAGTCGGTGCCGTACCGCCGCATCGTGGACGCCGCCGCCGAGCCCGGCGCGTGGCTGACCTACAACGGCACCTACGACGGCCAGCGCCATTCGCGCCTCGCGCAATTGACGCCGGCCAACGTCGGGCGCCTCGTGCCGGCCTGGGTCTACCAGGTGCGCGGCGAGGGGCAGATGGAGACGTCGGCGGTCGTGGCCGACGGCCTGATGTACGTCACCGAGCCGCCCACCACGATCACGGCGCTCGACCCGAAGAACGGCCGCGTCGTGTGGAGTCACGTGCGGCCCATGCCCTCGGACCTGCGGCTCATCGGGTTCCCGGCGACCAACCGCGGCGTCGCCATCCTCGACGATCTCGTCTACGCAGGCTCGCTCGACGGCGTCCTGCTGGCGCTCGACGCCAAGACGGGCGCCGTGCGGTGGGAGGCGAGGGTGGGCGAGAACGGCGCCGGGCTGTCGATCACGATGGCGCCGCTGGCGGTGAAGGACAAGGTGATCGTCGGCGTGAGCGGCGGCGAGGCCGGCATCCGCGGCTTCGTGGACGCGTACGACGCGAAGACCGGAGCGCGCGCCTGGCGGACCTACACCGTGCCGGCCGCCGGCGAGCCGGGCGTCGAGACCTGGGCCGGCGACAGCTGGAAGACCGGGGCCGGCGCCACGTGGCTCACGGGGTCGTTCGATCCGGCGCTGAACCTGTTGTATTGGGGGACGGGCAATCCGGGTCCAGACTGGAACGGCGACGTCCGCCTCGGCGACAACCTGTACACGTCGTCGGTCCTGGCCCTGGACGCCGACACCGGCGCGCTCAAGTGGCACTTCCAGTACACGCCGCACGACGTGCACGACTGGGACGCGAACCAGATCCAGGTGCTCGTGGACCTGGAGATCGGCGGCCGCCAGCGCAAGGCGCTCGTCACCGCCAACCGCAACGCCTTCTACTACGTGCTCGATCGCGAAACCGGCGAGTTCCTGCACGCGGCGCCGTACGCGAAGCAGACCTGGGCGTCCGGCCTGGACGCCAAGGGCCGGCCCATCGCGCTCCCGAACACGGCCCCTTCGCCCGAAGGCACGCTCGTGTATCCCAGCCTGCAGGGCTCGACGAACTGGCCGAGCCCGTCCTACAGCCCCGAGACGGGGCTCTTCTACGTGCCGGTCCGCGAGATGGGCTCGTACTACTACAAGACCGAGGTCGAGTACGAGCGCGGCCAGCCCTTCACGGGCGGCGGGGAACGCCGACTGGCGGATGAGGCGTGGGGCGCCGTGAGGGCGCTCGACGCCCGCACCGGCAGGCAGGTGTGGGACTTCCCGCTGCCATCGCCGTCGTGGTCGGGCGTGCTCTCGACGGCGGGTGGCCTCGTGTTCAGCGGGTCGAACGAGGGCAACGTCTACGCGCTCGACGCGAAGACGGGCGCGCCGCTGTGGCAATTCCAGACGGGCGGAGGCGTGCGGTCCAATCCGACGACCTTCCTGGTCGACGGACGTCAGCACGTGGCCGTCGCCTCAGGGCGCTCGGTCTTCGTCTTCGCCCTGCCGGCCGACGGCGCGAGCCGCTGA
- the msrA gene encoding peptide-methionine (S)-S-oxide reductase MsrA, producing MQLSALFGSHGPDLAAFPPPARDVAPGATTPQRAILAGGCFWCTEAVFLPLDGVTSVVSGYIGGAAGTANYEAVCSGTTGHAEAIAVTFQPDLISYGQILQVFFAVAHDPTQRNRQGHDVGTQYRSAIFPADAEQQAVAEAYIAQLDAAEVFPAPIATTVEPMTDFYPAEDYHQNYAARNPRQPYVAGVALPKVDKLRRYFGDRLKA from the coding sequence ATGCAACTCTCGGCTCTGTTCGGCAGTCACGGTCCCGATCTGGCGGCCTTTCCTCCCCCCGCGCGCGACGTGGCGCCAGGCGCCACGACGCCCCAGCGCGCCATCCTGGCCGGCGGGTGCTTCTGGTGCACGGAGGCCGTGTTCCTGCCGCTCGACGGCGTGACGTCGGTCGTGTCCGGTTACATCGGGGGCGCGGCCGGGACGGCCAACTACGAGGCCGTCTGCAGCGGGACCACGGGCCACGCGGAGGCCATTGCCGTCACCTTCCAGCCCGACCTCATCAGCTACGGGCAGATCCTCCAGGTCTTCTTCGCCGTGGCGCACGACCCGACCCAGCGCAACCGCCAGGGCCACGACGTCGGCACCCAGTACCGCTCGGCCATTTTCCCGGCCGACGCCGAACAGCAGGCGGTGGCCGAGGCCTACATCGCCCAGCTGGACGCGGCGGAGGTGTTCCCGGCGCCGATCGCCACGACCGTCGAGCCGATGACGGACTTCTACCCGGCCGAGGACTACCACCAGAACTACGCGGCCAGGAATCCCCGCCAGCCGTACGTGGCCGGGGTGGCGCTGCCCAAAGTAGACAAGCTCAGGCGATACTTCGGCGACCGCCTGAAGGCCTGA
- a CDS encoding DUF1592 domain-containing protein: MRAFAYAIAMTGLLGAGIGLRAAGPQGPASAPAPATARRAAAPAPRAAAPQAARTGMTAVQQTELVATYCATCHSDRGKAGGLSLAGFNAMQAQEHPELVEKMIRKLRAGMMPPAGAKRPDGEAIESLTSALEARMDELASVNPNPGWRPFQRLNRAEYATAVKDLLGIDVDVSTFLPADTISNGFDNVADAQGFSPTLMEGYLRAAGRITQLALGDPHSSPTEATYKVPRTQSQMVHVDGTPIGTRGGVAVEHVFPADGDYSFRVMLHSIPTGQLYGSSVKGEQIEISVDGVRVALMDIKTSMSEQDPNGMNLTSPRVHVRAGPHRVAAAFLRQFEAPVDDILAPQDYTLADSQIGSGVGVTTLPHVRDFSISGPFAVTGVSDTVSRRKVFSCRPTTEKEEDPCASEILTRLASQAYREPATPDDVKTLMGFYERGRKTGDFETGIETALEALLASPRFVFRLEQPPATAKVGQTFRVSDLDMASRLSYFLWAAGPDETLLAAARAGSLRTLAGLDTQVRRMLADPRSEALSTRFAHQWLRLQDVEKIHPDALLYPYWDQTLAQNLVRETELFFDSLVREDHSILDLLTADYSFVNERVARHYGIPNVMGPEFRRVQLPPERRGILGQGSIHLLTSVADRTSPVQRGKWVMEVMLGILPPTPPPNVPALDETGANQGGRNLSVRERMEQHRKNPPCISCHRVIDPLGLALENFDVTGKWRIKDNEVPIDSVGELYDGTKMNGAIGLSQAILRHKDAFLLGFTERLLTYATGRRMQAYDMPMVRHIIRDAAKHDYRLSSFFLGVVNSDAFRMSRVEAAATTDVQ, translated from the coding sequence ATGAGAGCATTCGCGTACGCCATCGCGATGACCGGCCTGCTCGGTGCGGGCATCGGCCTCCGGGCCGCCGGACCACAGGGACCGGCCTCGGCACCCGCGCCTGCCACGGCCCGGCGCGCCGCGGCTCCCGCGCCCCGCGCGGCCGCCCCGCAGGCCGCCCGCACCGGCATGACCGCCGTGCAGCAGACCGAGCTGGTCGCCACCTACTGCGCGACCTGCCACAGCGACCGCGGCAAGGCGGGCGGGCTCTCGCTGGCCGGGTTCAACGCGATGCAGGCCCAGGAGCATCCCGAGCTGGTCGAGAAGATGATCCGCAAGCTGCGCGCCGGCATGATGCCGCCCGCGGGCGCGAAGCGGCCGGACGGCGAGGCCATCGAGTCGCTGACCTCGGCGCTCGAGGCGCGGATGGACGAACTGGCGTCGGTCAACCCGAACCCGGGGTGGCGTCCGTTCCAGCGTCTGAACCGGGCCGAGTACGCCACCGCGGTGAAGGATCTCCTGGGCATCGACGTGGACGTCAGCACCTTCCTGCCGGCCGACACCATCAGCAACGGCTTCGACAACGTGGCCGACGCCCAGGGCTTCTCGCCGACCCTCATGGAGGGCTACCTGCGCGCCGCCGGCCGGATCACGCAGCTGGCGCTCGGCGATCCGCACTCGTCGCCGACCGAGGCCACCTACAAGGTGCCCCGCACGCAGTCGCAGATGGTGCACGTCGACGGCACGCCCATCGGCACCCGCGGCGGCGTCGCCGTGGAGCACGTCTTCCCGGCCGACGGCGACTACAGCTTCCGCGTGATGCTGCACTCCATCCCCACCGGCCAGCTGTACGGCAGCAGCGTCAAGGGCGAGCAGATCGAGATCTCGGTCGACGGCGTCCGTGTGGCGCTGATGGACATCAAGACGTCGATGAGCGAGCAGGACCCCAACGGGATGAACCTCACCTCGCCGCGCGTTCACGTGCGCGCCGGCCCGCACCGGGTGGCCGCCGCGTTCCTGCGGCAGTTCGAGGCGCCGGTGGACGACATCCTGGCGCCCCAGGACTACACGCTCGCCGACTCGCAGATCGGGAGCGGCGTGGGCGTGACGACCCTGCCGCACGTCCGCGACTTCAGCATCAGCGGGCCGTTCGCCGTCACCGGCGTGTCGGACACGGTCAGCCGGCGCAAGGTGTTCTCCTGCCGGCCGACGACCGAGAAGGAAGAGGACCCCTGCGCCAGCGAGATCCTGACGCGGCTCGCCTCGCAGGCCTACCGCGAGCCGGCGACGCCGGACGACGTGAAGACGCTCATGGGCTTCTACGAGCGCGGCCGCAAGACCGGCGACTTCGAGACCGGCATCGAGACCGCGCTCGAGGCGCTCCTGGCGAGCCCCCGGTTCGTCTTCCGGCTCGAGCAGCCGCCGGCCACCGCCAAGGTGGGCCAGACCTTCCGGGTGTCGGACCTCGACATGGCCTCGCGGCTGTCGTACTTCCTCTGGGCCGCCGGCCCCGACGAGACGCTCCTGGCGGCCGCGCGCGCCGGGTCGCTGCGAACCCTCGCGGGCCTCGACACGCAGGTCCGGCGCATGCTGGCCGACCCCAGGTCCGAGGCCCTCTCCACGCGCTTCGCCCACCAGTGGCTGCGGCTGCAGGACGTCGAGAAGATCCACCCCGACGCGCTCCTGTATCCCTACTGGGACCAGACGCTCGCCCAGAACCTGGTGCGTGAGACCGAGCTCTTCTTCGACAGCCTGGTTCGCGAGGACCACAGCATCCTCGACCTGCTGACGGCCGACTACAGCTTCGTGAACGAGCGCGTGGCCCGGCACTACGGCATCCCGAACGTGATGGGGCCGGAGTTCCGCCGCGTGCAGCTCCCGCCCGAGCGCCGCGGCATCCTGGGACAGGGCAGCATCCACCTGCTGACGTCGGTCGCCGACCGCACCTCCCCCGTGCAGCGCGGCAAGTGGGTGATGGAAGTGATGCTGGGCATCCTGCCGCCCACGCCGCCGCCCAACGTGCCGGCGCTCGACGAGACCGGCGCCAACCAGGGCGGCCGGAACCTGTCGGTGCGCGAACGCATGGAGCAGCACCGGAAGAACCCGCCCTGCATCTCCTGCCACCGGGTGATCGATCCGCTGGGCCTGGCGCTGGAGAACTTCGACGTCACCGGCAAGTGGCGCATCAAGGACAACGAGGTGCCCATCGACTCGGTGGGCGAGCTCTACGACGGCACCAAGATGAACGGCGCGATCGGCCTGAGCCAGGCCATCCTGCGCCACAAGGACGCGTTCCTGCTCGGGTTCACCGAGCGGCTCCTCACCTACGCGACGGGCCGCCGCATGCAGGCCTACGACATGCCGATGGTGCGGCACATCATCCGCGACGCCGCGAAGCACGACTACAGGCTGTCGTCGTTCTTCCTCGGCGTGGTCAACTCCGACGCGTTCCGCATGAGCCGCGTGGAGGCCGCGGCCACCACCGACGTGCAATAG
- a CDS encoding DUF1552 domain-containing protein has product MFITQKHLSRRTALKGLGVTVALPFLEAMVPARTALAKAAAPKVRLAAIEMVHGSAGATVIGLEKHMWSPSATGRTFDLSPSSLAPLEPFKDHLTIVSNTDVKNAEAFELPEIGGDHFRSSAVFLTQCHPKQTQGSDVLAGTSLDQFYAQKVGGETPIPSMQLCIEAIDQAGGCAYGYSCVYTDTISWSSPKDPLPMIRDPRAAFDQLFGVGATPEERAIRRSRDKSILDFITGEVAKLQKDLGPADRARLGEYLDDVREIEQRIQRIEASNSSGEPRDLPGAPVGVPDSFAEHVRLMFDLQAVAFASDITRVFSFKMGRDGSSRAYPESGSNAGFHPASHHQDREDRIREFQKINTYHIRQLPYFLDKLKNTPDGDGSLLDNTLVIYGSPMGNSNVHNHKRCPLFFAGHAGGQLTGGLHIKTADGTPMANAFLSVMHMLGRPETASFGDSTGALDLNSAPDTTAAL; this is encoded by the coding sequence ATGTTCATCACGCAGAAGCACCTCTCCCGCCGCACCGCCCTCAAGGGGCTCGGGGTCACCGTGGCCCTGCCCTTCCTCGAGGCCATGGTGCCGGCCCGGACCGCCCTGGCGAAGGCCGCCGCTCCGAAGGTGCGGCTGGCCGCCATCGAGATGGTCCACGGGTCGGCCGGCGCCACCGTGATCGGCCTCGAGAAGCACATGTGGTCGCCGTCGGCCACCGGCCGGACCTTCGACCTGTCGCCGTCCAGCCTCGCGCCCCTCGAGCCGTTCAAGGACCACCTCACCATCGTCAGCAACACCGACGTGAAGAACGCCGAGGCGTTCGAGCTGCCGGAGATCGGCGGTGACCACTTCCGGTCGAGCGCCGTGTTCCTCACGCAGTGCCATCCCAAGCAGACCCAGGGCAGCGACGTGCTGGCCGGGACGTCGCTGGACCAGTTCTACGCGCAGAAGGTGGGCGGCGAGACGCCGATTCCGTCGATGCAGCTCTGCATCGAGGCCATCGACCAGGCCGGCGGCTGCGCCTACGGCTACTCCTGCGTCTACACCGACACGATCTCGTGGTCGTCGCCCAAGGACCCGCTGCCGATGATCCGCGACCCGCGCGCGGCCTTCGACCAGCTGTTCGGCGTGGGCGCGACGCCCGAGGAGCGCGCCATCCGGCGGAGCCGCGACAAGAGCATCCTCGACTTCATCACCGGCGAGGTGGCGAAGCTGCAGAAGGACCTCGGCCCCGCCGACCGGGCCCGCCTCGGGGAGTACCTGGACGACGTCCGCGAGATCGAGCAGCGCATCCAGCGGATCGAAGCGTCGAACTCGAGCGGCGAGCCGCGCGACCTGCCCGGCGCGCCGGTGGGCGTGCCCGACAGCTTCGCCGAGCACGTGCGCCTGATGTTCGATTTGCAGGCCGTGGCCTTCGCGAGCGACATCACCCGCGTCTTCTCGTTCAAGATGGGCCGCGACGGATCGAGCCGCGCGTATCCCGAGAGCGGATCGAACGCCGGCTTCCACCCGGCGAGCCACCACCAGGACCGCGAGGACCGGATCCGCGAGTTCCAGAAGATCAACACGTACCACATCCGCCAGCTGCCGTACTTCCTCGACAAGCTGAAGAACACGCCCGACGGCGACGGGTCGCTGCTGGACAACACGCTCGTGATCTACGGGTCGCCGATGGGCAACTCGAACGTGCACAACCACAAGCGCTGCCCGCTCTTCTTCGCGGGCCACGCCGGCGGCCAGCTGACCGGCGGCCTGCACATCAAGACGGCCGACGGCACGCCGATGGCGAATGCGTTCCTGAGCGTCATGCACATGCTCGGACGCCCGGAGACGGCGTCGTTCGGCGACAGCACCGGCGCGCTCGACCTCAACTCGGCGCCCGACACGACGGCGGCGCTCTAG